The Oryza glaberrima chromosome 9, OglaRS2, whole genome shotgun sequence genome includes a window with the following:
- the LOC127784806 gene encoding uncharacterized protein LOC127784806, producing the protein MVVADNGKWALEKARALQDLEEEFNQQIARILSCYQLPYHIRLDLHEQHRNDYKVPDDLQLKFVNAVFEGKSGMLDQDEELRVQARKESEKFWVEAAGAAKKAQALQDMEERNRQLFFKHYPGVQDMPDHIREYCFRKFMEDARDEVEVRFGIRNHEMRLRIRAWEESQQFLIKTMADGRAAKKVQALQDEEKRYVQGVKKTFDSENISEYYQQAFLQQGLLDNIRLLFIDDIEEKFNMPDDEEEPKGYISEDYNRLKAQALQDLEYKFNQQTARILKRYDLPEHIRLDLQEQHYNNYKVPDNLRIKFINAVFNGNPRILDHKRELKVQARKEAEKFWIEAAATAKKAQALQDLEERYKQQFIKPSYDREDISEHMQEYFLRERKITDKAYLEYKNNVEDKFAIRNHEMQLKFLAWEKTQQ; encoded by the coding sequence atggtggTGGCTGACAATGGCAAGTGGGCGCTGGAGAAGGCTCGGGCGCTGCAAGATTTGGAGGAGGAATTCAACCAACAGATTGCAAGGATTCTCAGCTGCTACCAGCTACCTTACCACATCAGGCTGGATCTCCATGAGCAGCACCGCAATGACTACAAGGTGCCTGACGATCTCCAGCTCAAGTTCGTGAATGCCGTTTTCGAGGGGAAATCCGGGATGCTTGATCAAGacgaggaactcagggttcaggCTCGGAAGGAATCCGAGAAGTTttgggtggaggcggcgggggcggcgaagAAGGCGCAAGCACTACAAGACATGGAAGAGAGAAACAGGCAATTGTTCTTTAAGCATTATCCTGGCGTGCAAGACATGCCTGACCACATTAGGGAGTACTGCTTCAGGAAATTCATGGAAGATGCCAGGGATGAGGTAGAGGTCAGATTCGGGATACGTAATCACGAAATGCGACTCAGGATCCGAGCTTGGGAGGAATCGCAGCAGTTTCTGATCAAGACAATGGCCGATGGGCGGGCAGCCAAGAAAGTGCAGGCCTTGCAAGATGAGGAGAAGAGATATGTTCAGGGTGTTAAGAAAACTTTTGACAGCGAAAACATATCTGAGTACTACCAACAGGCCTTCCTCCAGCAAGGCCTACTTGATAATATCCGGCTGCTTTTCATAGATGATATAGAGGAGAAATTCAATATGCCTGATGACGAAGAGGAACCTAAGGGTTACATTTCGGAGGATTACAACAGGTTGAAGGCGCAGGCCTTACAAGATTTGGAGTACAAATTCAACCAACAGACTGCAAGGATTCTCAAGCGTTATGACCTACCCGAGCACATCAGGCTGGATCTCCAGGAGCAACACTACAACAACTACAAGGTGCCTGACAATCTCCGGATCAAGTTCATAAATGCTGTTTTCAATGGAAATCCCCGGATACTTGATCACAAGAGGGAGCTCAAGGTCCAGGCTCGCAAAGAAGCAGAGAAGTTTTggatcgaggcggcggcgacagcgaagAAGGCACAAGCACTACAAGATTTGGAAGAGAGATACAAGCAAcaatttattaagcctagttATGACAGGGAAGACATATCTGAGCACATGCAGGAGTATTTCCTCAGGGAAAGAAAGATAACTGACAAGGCCTATCTCGAGTACAAGAATAATGTAGAGGATAAATTCGCGATACGTAACCACGAAATGCAATTGAAGTTTCTAGCCTGGGAGAAAACACAGCAGTAG